A DNA window from Microcystis aeruginosa NIES-843 contains the following coding sequences:
- a CDS encoding pseudouridine synthase, translated as MNKYILFYKPYDVLCQFTDENGRSTLKDYIPIPNIYSVGRLDRDSEGLLLLTDNGQLQHRLGHRQFAHPRTYWVQVERIPDLNALEKLRQGLPIQDYRTRPAIVNLLDFEPDLPPREPPIRYRKSVPTAWLEITLTEGRNRQVRRMTAAVGYPTLRLIRTAITIDKNNKLCLTGLQPGQWREVTEKERKALERL; from the coding sequence TTGAATAAATATATCCTTTTTTATAAACCCTACGATGTATTATGTCAGTTTACTGATGAAAATGGTCGCTCGACTTTAAAAGATTATATTCCCATCCCGAATATCTATTCTGTCGGTCGTTTAGATAGGGACAGCGAGGGATTATTATTACTCACAGATAACGGTCAATTACAGCATCGTTTGGGTCATCGTCAATTTGCTCATCCGCGTACCTATTGGGTACAAGTCGAAAGAATTCCAGACCTAAACGCTTTAGAAAAATTGCGTCAAGGTCTTCCTATTCAGGATTATCGCACTCGACCAGCAATAGTTAATTTACTAGATTTTGAACCAGATTTACCACCCAGAGAGCCACCGATTCGTTATCGAAAATCTGTCCCCACCGCTTGGTTAGAAATTACCTTAACTGAGGGAAGAAATCGTCAGGTAAGAAGGATGACGGCTGCCGTTGGTTATCCCACTTTAAGATTAATTAGAACAGCCATTACTATTGACAAAAACAATAAATTATGCTTAACAGGATTACAACCCGGTCAATGGCGAGAAGTGACTGAAAAAGAGAGAAAAGCCTTAGAAAGGTTATAA